In Salinirussus salinus, the following proteins share a genomic window:
- the nth gene encoding endonuclease III, translating into MGTPHDDPAAQAAAVTERLHEEYPDTTISLEFSTRLELLVAVILSAQCTDERVNSVTDDLFEKYPSVEDYAAADQEELAEDLNSVTYYNNKAEYIRSACRQILEEHDGEVPDTMAELTDLKGVGRKTANVVLQHGHDVVEGVVVDTHVQRLTRRLGVTEEERPGAIEQELMDLLPEAEWQEFTHLCISHGRAVCTARNPDCEDCVLEDICPSSKLDGEVDLASGEAWA; encoded by the coding sequence ATGGGCACGCCACACGACGACCCGGCCGCACAGGCGGCGGCGGTGACCGAGCGCCTCCACGAGGAGTACCCCGACACCACCATCTCGCTGGAGTTTTCGACCCGGCTGGAGCTTCTGGTCGCGGTCATCCTCTCCGCGCAGTGCACCGACGAGCGAGTCAACAGCGTGACCGACGACCTCTTCGAGAAGTACCCGAGCGTGGAGGACTACGCCGCGGCCGACCAGGAGGAACTCGCCGAGGACCTGAACTCCGTCACCTACTACAACAACAAGGCCGAGTACATCCGGTCGGCCTGCCGGCAGATCCTCGAGGAGCACGACGGGGAGGTGCCCGACACGATGGCCGAGCTGACCGACCTCAAGGGCGTGGGCCGAAAGACCGCGAACGTCGTCCTCCAGCACGGCCACGACGTCGTCGAGGGCGTGGTCGTGGACACGCACGTCCAGCGGCTGACTCGACGGCTCGGGGTCACCGAGGAGGAGCGCCCCGGGGCCATCGAACAGGAGCTGATGGACCTGCTCCCGGAGGCGGAGTGGCAGGAGTTTACCCACCTCTGTATCAGCCACGGCCGGGCGGTCTGCACGGCGCGCAACCCCGACTGCGAGGACTGTGTGCTCGAGGACATCTGTCCGTCCTCGAAGCTGGACGGCGAGGTCGACCTGGCGAGCGGCGAGGCCTGGGCCTGA
- a CDS encoding TrmB family transcriptional regulator, which translates to MDDEDAIEGLTRLGLTTYEARVFVALQRLGSGTASDVADISEVPRSQVYGAAEGLEERGLVETRQSTPTVYRPAEPDVARTRLLDQLAETGAEAFDYLEGVKGSAGDGEHSEDIWLVHGTEAVVSRAAELVGEADERVVYGVDDPGMLDAPVVDALREAAERGLTAVVASADGAVRGAVEQPVVTHAVPEDQDPDLPVGRVLLVDDDTILLSVFSTAAGGNGIEEMAFWSEGSTFATVLVELTGGQLAGPFDAGPDPRD; encoded by the coding sequence ATGGACGACGAGGACGCTATCGAGGGGCTGACGCGGCTCGGACTGACGACCTACGAGGCGCGGGTGTTCGTCGCCCTCCAGCGGCTGGGCAGCGGGACCGCGAGCGACGTCGCCGACATCTCGGAGGTGCCACGCTCCCAGGTGTACGGCGCGGCCGAGGGGCTGGAGGAGCGGGGGCTGGTCGAGACCCGCCAGTCCACGCCCACGGTGTACCGCCCGGCCGAACCCGACGTGGCGCGGACGCGGCTGCTCGACCAGCTCGCCGAGACCGGCGCGGAGGCCTTCGACTACCTGGAGGGCGTCAAGGGGTCGGCGGGCGACGGGGAGCACAGCGAGGACATCTGGCTGGTTCACGGCACCGAGGCAGTCGTCTCGCGGGCGGCCGAACTCGTCGGCGAGGCCGACGAGCGGGTCGTCTACGGCGTCGACGACCCCGGGATGCTCGACGCGCCCGTCGTGGACGCACTGCGGGAGGCCGCCGAGCGCGGGCTGACTGCAGTCGTCGCGAGCGCCGACGGGGCCGTCCGCGGGGCGGTCGAGCAGCCGGTCGTGACCCACGCCGTCCCCGAGGACCAGGACCCGGACCTGCCGGTCGGACGGGTTCTGCTCGTCGACGACGACACGATCCTGTTGAGCGTCTTCTCGACGGCCGCGGGTGGAAACGGGATCGAGGAGATGGCCTTCTGGAGCGAGGGGTCGACCTTCGCGACCGTCCTCGTCGAACTCACCGGGGGACAGCTGGCGGGCCCGTTCGACGCCGGCCCGGACCCGCGGGACTGA
- a CDS encoding phosphotransferase, with product MFRRLLRGSVSEPTLSRLGTAVAERNGEPLESVRPLEADNWLSTPCVVNDRYFLKVITGQNSLVHALLTVGRNLGAFSSGRAGFFDHVATPLEMAERELAATREMRALGVNAPEPLEAFEFEGHGVLVLEYLPAFRTLDSLSEPEAAAFVPDLFAALAALHDNGLAHGDLRAENVLVAAGDLYFIDATTVSADAVADARAYDLACALAALEPLVGARAAVGAAADAYDADALRAAVRFLPFVAVRPDHDFDAIALRGELDKELG from the coding sequence GTGTTCCGCCGACTCCTCCGGGGTTCGGTCTCCGAGCCTACCCTCTCGCGGCTCGGGACTGCCGTCGCCGAGCGCAACGGCGAGCCCCTGGAGTCGGTCCGCCCCCTGGAGGCCGACAACTGGCTGTCGACGCCCTGCGTGGTCAACGACCGGTACTTCCTGAAGGTGATCACCGGGCAGAACTCCCTGGTCCACGCGCTGTTGACCGTCGGCCGGAACCTCGGCGCGTTCTCCAGCGGCCGGGCGGGGTTTTTCGACCACGTCGCCACGCCCCTCGAGATGGCCGAGCGCGAACTCGCGGCCACGCGGGAGATGCGCGCGCTCGGCGTGAACGCCCCCGAACCGCTCGAGGCCTTCGAGTTCGAGGGCCACGGCGTGCTCGTCCTCGAGTACCTGCCGGCCTTCCGCACGCTCGACTCGCTCTCGGAGCCGGAGGCGGCCGCCTTCGTCCCCGACCTGTTCGCCGCGCTCGCGGCCCTGCACGACAACGGCCTCGCACACGGCGACCTCCGGGCGGAGAACGTCCTGGTCGCCGCCGGTGACCTGTACTTCATCGACGCGACGACCGTCAGCGCCGACGCGGTCGCGGACGCGCGGGCCTACGACCTCGCCTGCGCGCTCGCGGCTCTGGAGCCGCTGGTGGGTGCTCGCGCGGCCGTCGGGGCGGCCGCCGACGCCTACGACGCCGACGCGCTGCGCGCGGCCGTTCGGTTTCTCCCCTTCGTCGCCGTCCGCCCGGACCACGACTTCGACGCCATCGCACTCCGCGGGGAACTCGACAAGGAGCTGGGGTGA
- a CDS encoding SRPBCC family protein → MPTYERSVRVEAPFAEVWDFHSTEEGLVALTPGWMNIRIDAVRGPDGDPDPDVLEAGSVVESSVRPFGVGPRQAWVSDIVAREHEGGSAYFRDVMSDGPFREWTHTHMFYADDGATVVRDRVEYALPFGALGDAVGPLARVGLEPMFRYRHRRTRELLEG, encoded by the coding sequence ATGCCAACGTACGAGCGGTCGGTGCGGGTGGAGGCTCCCTTCGCAGAGGTCTGGGATTTCCACTCGACCGAAGAGGGGCTGGTCGCGCTCACGCCGGGGTGGATGAACATCCGGATCGACGCGGTCCGCGGGCCCGACGGCGATCCCGACCCCGACGTGCTGGAGGCGGGGTCGGTGGTGGAGTCGTCGGTCCGACCCTTCGGGGTCGGGCCCCGCCAGGCCTGGGTCTCCGACATCGTCGCCCGCGAGCACGAGGGCGGGTCGGCGTACTTCCGGGACGTAATGAGCGACGGGCCCTTCCGGGAGTGGACCCACACCCACATGTTCTACGCCGACGACGGCGCGACGGTGGTCCGGGACCGCGTGGAGTACGCCCTGCCCTTCGGCGCGCTGGGCGATGCGGTCGGCCCGCTGGCGCGGGTCGGCCTCGAGCCGATGTTCCGGTACCGCCACCGCCGGACGAGGGAACTGCTGGAGGGTTGA
- a CDS encoding Glu/Leu/Phe/Val family dehydrogenase → MSEEVNPFESMQEQIDDAAVHLDIDPGVLERLKNPERVLETTLSVEMDDGAIETFRAYRSQFNGDRGPYKGGIRYHPGVNRDEVKALSGWMVYKCAAVDIPFGGGKGGIALDPSGYSADELERVTRAYTEELRPLIGEDRDIPAPDVNTGQREMNWVKDTYESLENTTEPGVVTGKAVESGGSEGRVEATGRSVAIVSREAFDYRGGDVADATVAVQGYGNAGWVAADLLEDMGATVVAVSDSSGAIHDPDGLDPVAVKDHKRDTGSVAGFEGAGAWTNRDLLTADVDLLVPAALENAIDADIAADVSADIIVEAANGPLTPDADDILEERDVLVVPDILANAGGVTVSYFEWVQNRQRFQWTEQRVNDELERVVTEAFDELVDTFEERELGTFREAMYVVALQRVRRAAEQSGVWP, encoded by the coding sequence ATGAGCGAGGAGGTCAACCCGTTCGAGAGTATGCAGGAGCAGATCGACGACGCCGCGGTACACCTCGACATCGACCCGGGTGTGCTCGAACGGCTCAAGAACCCCGAGCGGGTGCTGGAGACGACGCTGTCGGTCGAGATGGACGACGGCGCCATCGAGACGTTCCGGGCGTACCGCTCGCAGTTCAACGGCGACCGCGGCCCCTACAAGGGAGGGATCAGGTACCACCCCGGCGTGAACCGCGACGAGGTGAAGGCGCTGTCGGGGTGGATGGTCTACAAGTGCGCCGCGGTGGACATCCCCTTCGGCGGCGGCAAAGGCGGTATCGCGCTGGACCCGTCCGGGTACTCGGCGGACGAACTCGAGCGGGTCACCCGCGCGTACACGGAGGAACTCCGGCCGCTGATCGGCGAGGACCGCGACATCCCCGCACCGGACGTCAACACCGGCCAGCGGGAGATGAACTGGGTCAAGGACACCTACGAGAGCCTCGAGAACACGACCGAACCGGGCGTCGTCACGGGCAAGGCCGTCGAGAGCGGCGGCAGCGAGGGCCGGGTGGAGGCGACGGGGCGGTCGGTCGCCATCGTCTCCCGCGAGGCGTTCGACTACCGCGGCGGGGACGTCGCCGACGCGACCGTCGCCGTCCAGGGCTACGGCAACGCCGGCTGGGTCGCGGCGGACCTGCTCGAAGACATGGGCGCGACCGTCGTCGCCGTCAGCGACTCCAGCGGCGCCATCCACGACCCCGACGGGCTCGACCCCGTCGCCGTCAAAGACCACAAGCGCGACACCGGCAGCGTGGCCGGCTTCGAGGGCGCCGGGGCCTGGACGAACCGGGACCTGCTCACCGCCGACGTGGACCTGCTCGTGCCCGCCGCGCTCGAGAACGCCATCGACGCCGACATCGCCGCCGACGTCTCCGCCGACATCATCGTCGAGGCCGCCAACGGTCCGCTGACCCCCGACGCCGACGACATCCTCGAAGAGCGGGACGTGCTCGTCGTGCCGGACATCCTCGCCAACGCCGGCGGGGTGACGGTCTCCTATTTCGAGTGGGTTCAAAATCGCCAGCGGTTCCAGTGGACCGAACAGCGGGTCAACGACGAACTCGAACGGGTCGTCACCGAGGCCTTCGACGAACTGGTCGACACCTTCGAGGAGCGCGAACTCGGCACCTTCCGCGAGGCGATGTACGTCGTCGCCCTCCAGCGGGTGCGCCGGGCCGCCGAGCAGTCCGGCGTCTGGCCCTGA
- a CDS encoding class 1 fructose-bisphosphatase: MGGNGDGDDRTADAAGTDDTVEAVVDVVADTAADVRGALAERRSYEAAENPSGDRQLAADVYADRLLEERLLGVEGVAGYASEEREGVVTADGDGGGSGGVYVACDPLDGSSNLRSNNGMGTIVGVYDDSLPAGGDALLAAGYVLYGPITTMVWTGGETVTEYLLEDGDREVLTEDVTLPAEPTVYGFGGRAPDWPADFAAFVEAVEADRLKLRYGGAMVADVNQVLTYGGLFGYPMLTDAPEGKLRLQFEGHPMAAVLEAAGGASSDGGESLLAKTPAELHERSPVFVGSEGLVGRLEAALS, translated from the coding sequence ATGGGCGGCAACGGCGACGGGGACGACCGCACCGCCGACGCCGCCGGAACCGACGACACCGTCGAGGCCGTCGTCGATGTCGTCGCCGACACGGCTGCCGACGTTCGTGGGGCGCTGGCGGAACGGCGCTCCTACGAGGCGGCCGAGAACCCCAGCGGCGACCGCCAGCTCGCCGCCGACGTCTACGCCGACCGGCTGCTGGAGGAGCGGCTGCTCGGTGTCGAGGGCGTCGCCGGCTACGCCAGCGAGGAACGGGAGGGCGTGGTGACCGCCGACGGGGATGGCGGCGGGAGCGGGGGGGTCTACGTCGCCTGTGACCCGCTTGATGGCTCCTCGAACCTCCGCTCGAACAACGGCATGGGGACCATCGTCGGCGTCTACGACGACTCCCTTCCCGCGGGCGGGGACGCGCTTCTGGCCGCGGGCTACGTCCTCTACGGCCCCATCACGACGATGGTCTGGACCGGGGGGGAGACCGTGACGGAGTACCTCCTGGAGGACGGCGACAGGGAGGTGCTCACCGAGGACGTGACCCTCCCGGCGGAGCCGACGGTCTACGGCTTCGGCGGCCGGGCGCCGGACTGGCCGGCGGACTTCGCGGCGTTCGTCGAGGCGGTCGAGGCCGACCGCCTGAAACTCCGCTACGGCGGCGCGATGGTCGCCGACGTGAACCAGGTGCTGACCTACGGCGGCCTGTTCGGCTACCCGATGCTCACCGACGCCCCCGAGGGGAAACTCCGGCTGCAGTTCGAGGGGCACCCGATGGCTGCCGTCCTTGAGGCCGCGGGTGGGGCCTCCTCCGACGGCGGGGAGTCGCTGCTCGCGAAGACGCCCGCTGAACTCCACGAGCGCTCGCCGGTGTTCGTCGGCAGCGAGGGGCTGGTCGGGCGGCTGGAGGCAGCCCTCTCCTGA
- a CDS encoding class I fructose-bisphosphate aldolase, translating to MRPFDDTPLARDGKVLILAYDHGLEHGPVDFEEVPESANPERVFEVATHDAVTTLAVQKGVAEAYYPSYEDDVDLLAKLNGTSNLWMGEPDSAVNCSVEYAAEELGADAVGFTLYGGSNNEIEMAEEFREAQETAREYDLPVVMWSYPRGQGLKNDKKPDTIAYAARQAHELGADVAKVKYPGSREAMEQAVRMAGRTKVVMSGGSKTSDRDFLESVKAVIDAGGAGLAVGRNVFQRENPTRILDALEKVIYEESSVDTALAAAGE from the coding sequence ATGCGACCGTTCGACGACACGCCACTGGCTAGAGACGGAAAGGTGCTCATCCTCGCCTACGACCACGGGCTGGAACACGGCCCCGTCGACTTCGAGGAGGTCCCCGAGAGCGCGAACCCCGAGCGGGTCTTCGAGGTGGCGACCCACGACGCCGTCACCACGCTGGCGGTCCAGAAAGGGGTCGCCGAGGCCTACTACCCCTCCTACGAGGACGACGTGGACCTGCTGGCGAAATTAAATGGCACCTCGAACCTCTGGATGGGCGAGCCGGACTCGGCGGTCAACTGCTCGGTGGAGTACGCCGCCGAAGAGCTCGGCGCGGACGCGGTCGGTTTCACCCTGTATGGCGGCTCGAACAACGAGATCGAGATGGCCGAGGAGTTCCGCGAGGCCCAGGAGACGGCCCGCGAGTACGACCTCCCGGTCGTGATGTGGTCGTACCCCCGCGGCCAGGGGCTGAAAAACGACAAGAAACCCGACACCATCGCCTACGCCGCCCGCCAGGCCCACGAACTCGGCGCCGACGTCGCGAAGGTCAAATATCCCGGCAGCAGAGAGGCCATGGAGCAGGCGGTCCGGATGGCCGGCCGGACCAAAGTGGTGATGTCCGGCGGCTCCAAAACGTCGGACCGGGACTTCTTGGAGAGCGTGAAGGCGGTCATTGACGCCGGCGGCGCGGGGCTGGCGGTCGGCCGGAACGTCTTCCAGCGGGAGAACCCAACCCGCATCCTCGACGCGCTGGAGAAGGTCATCTACGAGGAGAGTTCGGTCGACACCGCCCTGGCGGCCGCCGGGGAGTGA
- a CDS encoding universal stress protein: protein MYDDVLVPTDGSEGTAETLRHAVELAGNHDATLHALAVVDERKARSLPEERRDEAMETMHRRAERAVDEVAMRAEEGDVPVRTAVREGAPAERVLDYAEDVDVIVIGTHGRSDHERYVRLGSVAQRVVENARVPVFVVHIDGDTS, encoded by the coding sequence ATGTACGACGACGTACTCGTTCCGACAGACGGCAGCGAGGGGACGGCGGAGACCCTGCGGCACGCGGTCGAACTCGCGGGGAACCACGACGCGACGCTGCACGCGCTCGCGGTCGTCGACGAACGGAAGGCCCGGAGCCTCCCGGAGGAGCGCCGGGACGAGGCCATGGAGACGATGCACCGGCGGGCCGAGCGGGCGGTCGACGAGGTAGCGATGCGTGCCGAGGAGGGCGACGTTCCGGTCCGGACGGCAGTCCGGGAGGGGGCACCCGCCGAGCGGGTCCTCGACTACGCCGAAGACGTCGACGTCATCGTCATCGGGACCCACGGCCGAAGCGACCACGAGCGGTACGTCCGCCTCGGCAGCGTCGCGCAGCGGGTCGTCGAGAACGCCCGCGTGCCGGTCTTCGTCGTCCACATCGACGGTGACACCAGCTGA
- a CDS encoding PadR family transcriptional regulator, with protein sequence MKFLQSGRRRDMCALLAGEALQAQALKSRLESHYDERIEPRSFYGALETLEEQGFVETRAEGIHDVYALTDAGERRLREHYDWLGEQLGDAATDGARTGSDSSR encoded by the coding sequence ATGAAATTCCTCCAGAGCGGGCGACGCCGGGACATGTGTGCGCTGCTGGCCGGCGAGGCCCTGCAGGCCCAGGCGCTGAAGTCCAGGCTGGAATCGCACTACGACGAGCGCATCGAGCCCCGTTCCTTCTACGGTGCGCTGGAGACACTGGAGGAGCAAGGGTTCGTCGAGACCCGGGCCGAGGGGATCCACGACGTGTACGCGCTCACGGACGCGGGCGAGCGACGGCTGCGCGAGCACTACGACTGGCTCGGCGAACAGCTGGGCGACGCAGCGACGGACGGGGCCCGGACCGGGTCGGACTCGTCCCGGTAG
- a CDS encoding DUF7111 family protein encodes MSDGTADEAEGAGGTDSGPGETAEANGIVARYRETGTERLLTFERDGRTAAVAQNVEGYAMLKVRTGADGDELERYYGFDMALDHAAELLGVSRHDLPVPDAAEDMGM; translated from the coding sequence ATGAGCGACGGGACGGCCGACGAGGCTGAGGGCGCCGGCGGGACCGACAGCGGGCCCGGGGAGACTGCCGAGGCGAACGGTATCGTGGCCCGGTACCGCGAGACCGGAACGGAGCGACTGCTCACCTTCGAGCGCGACGGCCGGACTGCGGCGGTCGCTCAAAACGTCGAGGGCTACGCCATGCTGAAAGTCCGGACGGGCGCCGACGGCGACGAACTCGAGCGCTACTACGGGTTCGACATGGCCCTCGACCACGCCGCCGAGCTGCTTGGGGTCTCCCGACACGACCTGCCGGTTCCCGACGCGGCCGAAGACATGGGGATGTGA
- a CDS encoding class I SAM-dependent methyltransferase, whose protein sequence is MSDPFDRAVRDHHRGEREAPLLQRDGDRVLEHPIEEFYFTAPAGEGLEWLEAHLDGPLLDLGAGAGRHALVFQERAETVAVEVSDHLVATMRDRGVEDARRGDMFDLRSTFERDRFRSVLAIGTQTGLAGSMRGLRELLGDLAFVTTPDGTAVLDCYDPTVEATADLLGYRADPTPGLAHRVMYFEYEGETGDVLNFRLFSPDRLREAAAGTGWTVTAVRRSDDENGRYYRAALEKW, encoded by the coding sequence ATGTCCGACCCCTTCGACCGGGCGGTTCGGGACCACCACCGCGGCGAGCGCGAGGCGCCGCTGCTCCAGCGCGACGGCGACCGCGTTCTGGAACACCCCATCGAGGAGTTCTACTTCACAGCACCCGCCGGCGAGGGGCTAGAGTGGCTGGAGGCACACCTCGACGGCCCGCTACTCGACCTCGGAGCGGGCGCCGGGCGACACGCCCTGGTCTTCCAGGAGCGCGCCGAGACGGTCGCCGTCGAGGTGAGCGACCACCTCGTCGCGACCATGCGGGACCGCGGGGTCGAGGACGCGCGCCGCGGCGACATGTTCGACCTCCGGAGCACCTTCGAGCGGGACCGATTCCGGTCCGTGCTCGCCATCGGAACCCAGACCGGGCTGGCAGGCTCGATGCGGGGGCTGCGCGAGCTGCTGGGCGACCTGGCGTTCGTCACGACACCCGACGGGACGGCCGTGCTCGACTGTTACGACCCGACAGTCGAGGCCACCGCCGACCTGCTCGGCTACCGGGCCGACCCGACACCCGGACTCGCCCACCGGGTGATGTACTTCGAGTACGAGGGAGAGACCGGCGACGTCCTCAACTTCCGGCTGTTCAGTCCCGACAGGCTGCGGGAAGCGGCTGCCGGAACCGGCTGGACGGTCACAGCGGTCCGGCGGTCGGACGACGAGAACGGCCGGTACTACCGGGCCGCGCTGGAGAAGTGGTGA
- a CDS encoding FAS1-like dehydratase domain-containing protein, which produces MDRPVEGETSSYERTFTVDEVRQFGELTGDDQPRHTEPDENGRVMVQGLLTATMPTKLGGDNEVLARRMDFEFHRPVYTGEPVTCESRTEAVVEREDRYDVTSEVVCKNRDDKTVLTATIEGLVWKEDVDGH; this is translated from the coding sequence ATGGACAGACCCGTCGAAGGCGAGACAAGCAGCTACGAGCGAACCTTCACCGTCGATGAGGTCCGGCAGTTCGGGGAGCTGACCGGCGACGACCAGCCCCGGCACACCGAACCCGACGAGAATGGCCGGGTGATGGTCCAGGGGCTCCTGACGGCGACGATGCCGACGAAACTCGGCGGTGACAACGAGGTGCTGGCCCGGCGGATGGACTTCGAGTTCCACCGTCCGGTCTACACCGGCGAGCCGGTCACCTGCGAGTCCCGGACCGAGGCCGTCGTCGAACGCGAGGACCGCTACGACGTCACCTCGGAGGTGGTCTGCAAGAACAGGGACGACAAGACGGTGCTGACCGCGACCATCGAGGGGCTGGTCTGGAAGGAAGACGTCGACGGTCACTGA
- the pan1 gene encoding proteasome-activating nucleotidase Pan1, whose protein sequence is MTDTVDDVEWPYDEGASKQEKIESLEERLEVLESQNEEMRDKLLDANAENNKYQQKLERLTHENKKLKQSPLFVATVQEVNDDGVIIKQHGNNQEALTEVTEEMRDDLEPDSRVAVNNSLSVVKTLDDETDVRARVMEVNESPQVTYQDIGGIEEQVEEVRETVEMPLKNPGMFEDVGIEPPSGVLLHGPPGTGKTMLAKAVANQTDATFIKMAGSELVHKFIGEGAKLVRDLFDLAREREPAVIFIDEIDAIAAKRTESKTSGDAEVQRTMMQLLSEMDGFEERGEIRIIAATNRFDMLDRAILRPGRFDRLIEVPKPDERGREQIFRIHTRDMNIDDDLDYASLADVADDASGADIKAICTEAGMFAIRDERTTVRMQDFEDAYEKIQNEETDEDVSRTFA, encoded by the coding sequence ATGACCGACACCGTGGACGACGTCGAGTGGCCCTACGACGAAGGGGCCTCAAAGCAGGAGAAAATCGAGTCCCTGGAGGAGCGCCTCGAGGTGCTCGAGTCCCAAAACGAGGAGATGCGGGACAAGCTGCTCGACGCCAACGCAGAGAACAACAAGTACCAGCAGAAGCTGGAGCGGCTGACCCACGAGAACAAGAAGCTCAAGCAGTCCCCGCTGTTCGTGGCGACCGTCCAGGAGGTCAACGACGACGGCGTCATCATCAAGCAGCACGGCAACAACCAGGAGGCGCTGACCGAGGTGACCGAGGAGATGCGCGACGACCTCGAGCCGGACTCGCGGGTCGCAGTCAACAACTCCCTCTCTGTGGTCAAGACGCTGGACGACGAAACCGACGTCCGGGCTCGGGTGATGGAGGTCAACGAGTCCCCGCAAGTCACCTACCAGGACATCGGTGGCATCGAGGAGCAGGTCGAGGAGGTCCGCGAGACCGTCGAGATGCCCCTCAAAAACCCCGGCATGTTCGAGGACGTCGGGATCGAGCCGCCGTCGGGTGTGCTCCTGCACGGCCCGCCGGGCACCGGGAAGACGATGCTCGCCAAGGCCGTCGCCAACCAGACCGACGCCACCTTCATCAAGATGGCCGGCTCCGAGCTCGTCCACAAGTTCATCGGCGAGGGTGCCAAGCTCGTCCGGGACCTGTTCGACCTGGCCCGCGAGCGCGAGCCCGCCGTGATCTTCATCGACGAGATCGACGCCATCGCCGCCAAGCGCACCGAGTCCAAGACCTCCGGCGACGCCGAGGTCCAGCGCACCATGATGCAACTCCTCTCGGAGATGGACGGCTTCGAGGAGCGCGGGGAGATCCGCATCATCGCCGCCACGAACCGGTTCGACATGCTCGACCGCGCGATCCTCCGCCCCGGCCGCTTCGACCGCCTCATCGAAGTGCCCAAACCCGACGAGCGCGGCCGCGAGCAGATCTTCCGGATCCACACCCGCGACATGAACATCGACGACGACCTAGACTACGCCAGCCTGGCCGACGTGGCCGACGACGCCTCCGGCGCGGACATCAAGGCCATCTGCACCGAGGCAGGGATGTTCGCCATCCGCGACGAGCGCACCACAGTCCGGATGCAGGACTTCGAGGACGCCTACGAGAAGATCCAGAACGAGGAGACCGACGAGGACGTCTCCCGCACGTTCGCGTAG
- a CDS encoding MarR family transcriptional regulator, with protein sequence MSTSDARHEAEEDRWEAVRDLPPSAKLVAKELEYGGPSTQQALAGETLLPARTVRYALTRLEEVGAVDSRFSFTDARKRVYELTV encoded by the coding sequence ATGAGCACGTCCGACGCTCGACACGAGGCCGAAGAGGACCGGTGGGAGGCGGTGCGGGACCTCCCGCCGAGCGCGAAGCTGGTGGCGAAGGAACTGGAGTACGGGGGGCCGTCGACACAGCAGGCGCTCGCCGGGGAGACGCTCCTTCCCGCGCGAACGGTCCGGTACGCGCTGACCCGGCTGGAAGAGGTCGGCGCCGTCGATTCGCGGTTCTCCTTCACCGACGCCCGCAAACGAGTCTACGAACTGACCGTCTGA